CTTAAAAatagacctcacccaaaatggctagccggaaggtattatttgaatttcttgatcctgtacaagtagccaagatctatccagaaaataaccgatatgggactaaacgcaGGTCCGCACACagactaagagttcaaatctaatcacaagcaccacgactTGTGGTCAACCTAATGAATCCGTACTATAGTGTCTTCTAGTCTACATAGGTTTCGGGTCAGtccgctctaatactatttgtcacaacccagtatctcacccaaaaaggataattggaaggtattatttgagttctttgattctgtataaatacCAAAGATCTACCCAGTAAATAACTGATATGGGATTAAATACATGCCCGCATGGGTTCTCACATAACCGGGGCAATTCTAAGATGAtgttaataatctaatagctcaGATTGTCAAGCTCTACAAACTACAGCGGTGCATCCTTCGCAGCGAGCGCGAAGTATGCTTACGATCATTCCGATCGCACGGCAACTTCTAACAGATCTTGCAGTAGCTTCAATTCAAATGCGAAAGCTTCATAATGCCTTCAATATGTACTTCCAAACTCGGAACCAGCACAGAGTTAGTTGTGACTTCCATGGCCTCGCAATGGAGATGGACAAGGATGATCCATTTTATGTACCTCCCTCTAAATAAAGCTCACAAACCTGTTCCTCGAAATCACCTGCATCTTCCTCTAGCATCCTTGCACTGCCATGTCTTATCATGTCTTACGTCGTCGGGCAAGATTCTAACGTTGTATCCATTGATTCATTTGTTTCAGGGAAGTCGCATGTGTGCTGTTCTTGAGAAAAATCTAAAGAACTACATCTAATGTGGATGTTGCAGTGGCACTGGGTTTTAGTTATTGATATTTTTGGTTCAAACTTGATAGCTTTTCATTGCCTTTTCTTTTGGTTATTCTTCTACTGTTTTATATAGCTTGAATTGgtttcattgaaaacttctcaaCTGTTATCTGAACTCTCTTGGTCTTAAATCATTTGGACCTGAACCTTATTTGTGTATCTGGAAACCTGGTCTCAGATATCAAATCATTTAGAAGCCAATGCATACCTGCTACTTTATATTGTATTCCTACTTGACCTCAACTCTGTCTTGGCAAGAATCGATCAGTTTAATTATCAAAGAACTATTTGCTTTTAATTGCATTAACTCATTGATGCCACCTTTGGCCAACTCGGTCGACGTAAGCTCATTTCTTTGATAAAGCTTACAAAATGATGCTTCTGATGGAGTTTCCAATATCCAGTCCCAGGCTTGGAAGATCAAACCTGATTAAAGGTGTATCCTTTATCAACTCAATCAACTCACCATCGTTGTATATATTCGTCTCCGCAAAACTAGGATCAGTAATGGAAACGGATTGCTTGGAAGGAAGTTTCTTGGAAGTGAGATCCATTCACCAGCATTTGTCACAGCAATGTCTAATCTTTTGGACTGTGCTTCAATCATTTGATTtgccttcttgttggtgagtgTAAAGAGGTTGTAGTAGCTGGAAGTGGGGTAACTGGGGTGGCTCTTATGCCATTTAATAACTTCTTCTAgttggccaaaaaaaaaaatttctcaccctcccaaaaaaaagaaacggGCTGAACTTTCCAGCATGGCCAATCCCAGCAAGGATTCCACAAGATCTGCCATCATGATTCGTACCTGTAACTTCATTCCTGTTATCTAATTCTGGGAACACATTCAAAGTGTAGATCATGAACGACAGATACTCATTGCATATATTTTAATCAGAACTCAAATAAGAAATTTCTAAAAACCCTTCTCTGTTTGTTGTTGGTAGTACAACTTTTAGGGTTTTTGAAAGTAAAGCTTTTacttgtagcaaaaaaaaaatggagctttcaaaaaataaaaataaaaagaaatgctAACTACGTAACCTaactgagaaaatacttttaatataataaaataataataaagggTACTAAAtagtattataaaatataataaaatataatattatatattattacatagtataatattattataatataatatgatacgatataatatagtaatatattaacatgttattataatgatataatgtaataacataatataatataacataatatcatAGCTAATGTcagttaataattataataaaatattttgatataaactattgcaattattattattattattattattattattattattattattattattactactattactacatattactatattatttcatagtataatatttttatgGCACTTCTTTATGGAAGTTTTGGTCActataaaaatttcattaaagcCACATCAACTTTCTGGCATTTGCTATAAAATAGCTCAGGAGAGATTCTTCCGTAAGTAAATCTTTTTCAGCTTTTTAGCAAAGTTAAAATAGTTTCCAATTATTTACCAAACATCACTGTATCATTCAAAGTACTTTTTTTTTGGACAATTTCTGATGCTCCAAACACCTTGCCAAATGGGGAGTGCCCCAATATAATAGGGGTGCACTTCAAAGTTAGTGGCAACATACAAGAAACTGAGCCATCAATCATGTGCAAGAGTATAAAATgacataacttttttttttttggtacagcgACCACTCACATATAACCGGTGTGAGTTATAGCCTATAAAGTCAGAAAGAAGCAAAAAATGCAAAGAAGATGATACAGAATCATGTTGATGTCTCCGGAATATTGGGCCGCATAAGAAGCCACATAATCGGTAGCACTATTGGCCTCCCTGTGTATGCATTCACCTTGGTGACCACATAACTATTCAGATGATCAAATTAGACTTTATAAACCAGCTATTATTCGAAAATTTCCAGATAAATAAAGATGATTAGTGTTGCACAAGTTCATTCCAAGAAGAAATTTGAATAAATGGGAGCTCATCATACAGGGATCGATCTCTATAATCCCGCCACATAAATATACCTCAATCACTGTTCCCACCCTAATTGAACACCTAAGCCTTCCCATTTTACACCCATCCTTGAGGCATTTCAAGCTGGGAGGGTTTATCATTCTCCCAGCCAGAATACATGCACTGTGGCAAAAAAACTAGCTCATTTTGAAGGTGGAATGCTCGTATATCATAACGACTAACTACCTAGATGCTGTAAGATTTACCTTGCTTGGTCTACTACTACTTTGAGGATCTTTGGTTGGCTATGCAGCTCCATCAATAGCCATATTCCCCAATCCCACTGCCATTTCCTCCTTTTCAtctctctccttcctctgcTTCTCGGAAACAGATGGCTGTCTTTGATCAGTGGGTGGCACGCATGGCTCACGTAGTAAAGGTCCTGCATCAATCCATGGGTGCTGAAGCAACTGAGAAGCTGTGGGACGCTTTTCTGGAACGAAGTCTAATACAGGGACAAGGAAGTCGGCAATGTCTTTTGCATCTCGTTCGTTGAAGTTGTACTTCTCAATGAGCACTTTGTGGAGTGGCCAAAACTTCAAGCGGCGGATGTGCCTCAAGTCCCCATACCTGTTAAAGAATGCACGGGAGTACCGGCCGCCCAAGGCGATCTGGCAACAAGCATTGAGTGAAGTTGTAAACAAAAAAGCTTTCTATAGATGAACTTAAGTGGGGAGTAAAGATGGCTTTACCTTGCGTGGCATCATACCCAGTAGCTCCATCATCAGTGCTAAGTGGTCCTGCACATCATAAGTAGAATAATGGATAAACAATTATAGCTCAAGTATTACCAGTATAGATTCTCCCCTATTACAACATCATCACAGTCAATCTAGATCATCCTAATCATAGCTGCTCCAGAAAGCCTGGAAGAATCGAGATACCATATCCATGCATTAGTAGAAGATGGTTTGCGCAGTGTACCAAGCAGCAAATTCATACCTCTTAATTTAGGAGAAAGCTATCTCTATTAGACATGCATAAGAGCATGCAGTCATCCAACAAAGAATTGTATGCACTAGGGATAGTGTTTGCAGGCAACATTGATGCAGGACAGTAGAATGCTTGTCTGCACAGAAATTTCTATAATGCCACGAAACCAGCATAGAAATTTTTATGCTGGCAATAGAAGATAGAACAATTTGCAAAATTTGCTTGTTACGTATGCTCAGAGAACCAGCTTATCTGCTCCTCTCTTGAGGGCTTTGTATGCTCCGCATTTAACTAGGAATGTGAGGCATGGATTTTATTCTGATCTGGATGGGCTGCAAATTTAGTTTGCAAGCCTGAATcattataagtacccaaaaagtATGTTTCTTGATGATATCAGGTTTGAAGTTTGGAGACACGCGTCAAAGTTAATGAAACCTGGAAAAAATATCAGGTTTGGCGTTCCGGACATGATAATATCTATGGGAAATATAAACAGCACAATGCAACATCAGATATTCAAGCACACCTAGCATTatgtttcttcttatttttggaGAAAGCAAATCTTGATcgataaaagaaaaaaggaaatatTCATCTCGAGaattctaataaaatatttcagCATCACAAAACAATGAACACCAGCTATTGCAGGAAATGTGCAACTATCACTATTAACTTTCGCCTTTCACCATTTTCACTTCACTGTAACATCTAGGATTGATAATGATAAATTGTATGGAATGTCAAAAAATTGATAACACAACATTAGCAGCCACTAGTTTATCTGTTGGTATGTGGAAAATATGCAGACACTCTAGACtggtcaaaaagaagaaaaaaatcaaaaatgaaTGTTTTTTACCTACGCATCAAGTGAACAATATAAATTACTGGCCATAGCAAGTGTCTAAGTGAACAATCAATAACCCCTgttagttcaaaaaaaaaatgtttaacaTGGTTTTAAAATCACTCAAGAGAACTAATTAATCCAGCTAGGGCATCTTTGGGGAGCATTTTTCTTAGATGCAGTCCCTAATGAGCAACTGGGTGACAACATGTGGTTTGAACTCTGACAGAAAAGTAGCGGCGACATGAGAGCAGTGACCCTCAGACACCAAAGAGAAAGATGACATAAGAATGAGATAAATGTGGCAATTGATTCTTACATAAAAAGTCAAGCAGATGGCCTGACAAATGTGGCATTAACATAAAGCAAGAATTCAGCTCAGCTGTAAAAACAATGGCAGAAGCATAGGCAAGATAGGGAACAATAGAGATTGTAACAATCATCCTAGAGCTCGGTCGCTTCTACAGTGATTTTTTCCCTCCTTTGTATCTTTACAGGCTACCTAGCTAAAAATGGATATATTACGAAAATTTTGGGTTTCCCGACCCAGACACGAATATGACCAACCAATTTAATATGGTCAACCCTACCCAGGCTTCAGCAAGAGATTGATGTAACAAACAATAAGAGTTTTTCTTGCATTTAATTCATGTAATGGCATAATCAAAACCCCCAGCCTTACATAATTTTCTTACTAGGAAAATAAATCTTCTGAAATTTCACTCAACGTCCACATGATTGACTAAGGCCTTGATGCCATGTTGCAATATGCAACACAGGCTCTGCTTTAAAAATTGGCTATTAAGAGCATTTTGCACCAATACATAATCAAGTGTATTTTTTTCACCATATAAATATGTCATGTATGACGCTCACTTACACTTGAATACCTTAGAAACTCTAAGGGGCTGTTTTTGTCGGCTAAATATATGAAAACCGGTAATTATAGAAAATAACTTTACAGATCTATATGTAAACATATGTTGGTAAGAGTTAAGTATTAATTTTGATTTATACTAGCATTTCATGGAGAGCAGAGCTTGGTGCAATAGTAAAGTTGCTTCATTATAACATGCGtgccatgggtttgaaacatcaAACCACAATACAGTCTTTCCGTCCATAGGGAAAGGCTGCATACATCTAACCCTCCCCAGACTCCAAACTGGCGGGAGCCTTGTACCATCTGGATGCCCTTTTACCAGCATTTCACGAAAAATAAACTATATGATTAATAAGAGAAAAAGGGATCTATGCTTTCAGATATCACCAGACACTCAATACTCATAAAATATCATAcctccaaaataaaaaataaaaaattaaacacaaacaCAAAAGAGTAATAGACTATATGAGTAATAGAAATATCCTCAGATATTTCTTTCATCCTTACCACCGAGCTGCAACGAAAGAAACTAGCATGAAGTAGCCAGCTAAATAAATTTGTTTTCATCTTTCATGTCTTCTTTAAATGACctccttttttttggtacagaTTGAATGACTCCTTTTGAAAGGGTAAATGAAAAAAAAGTGGCAGGtcatcctttttttcctttataaAAAACCAGTTCTCATACCTCTTTCTGACTCCATCTCCTCCCTCCAACAATCTCAACCCTAGAACTCTCCACTACAAAAACCTGCTCAGATCCTCTTATGATTTCTTGGGATTGGGACTGCATATGCAACGTCATTATTGAAATACATGTGCAGAGGTAGATTTTAGGACAACATGGAAATGTTAGGATTTTTTCTCATTTATTGTATTTTATATCATAAATGCcaataaataggattttaaatCATTTCTTTTGAACAATAAATCTACAAACAGATGCATTCTGCCGGTTCAAATTCTGACCCTTGTTAATCCTATGTGAGTCGGACTCGGAGAGAACAAACACTTATTCAATCTAAACAGTTTCAACGTAAATCCTAGATTTGCATGTGGCATATATATTCAACACAACAAAAGCTTTAAATAGCTTGAAAATCATTCTGATCATTATGTCTGCCTAATAATAGAACAGAAACCTGTACGCACTCTTGAGTAACTTGTGACGTGCATGCTTATTTCCAAAGATGATATGCATTCTAAACCTTCAATGCTATGGAAACTTGGAAAAATTCCTACCCAGTTGTTTTGTTTTATGGTTTACATATATTTGTCGTTCTAGTCATGCCCTAAAGGCAGCAGAACTCATTGTCAGTTATTTCAGAGAAGCAAAAAATGAAAACTGTTAAGGCATATCCCTTCTGGATTGGGAACAGAGAATCTTCGAGCGGAATAAAAGTGATAGAAATCTTAAAACACACGTTGTTTGGTTTCCAAGACTTACAAAGGATCCTATAATAAGAAAAAAGGAGACTTCTACTAGTCACTAAGAAGTCACTTAAAGCATGGACATCAAGTAAAGCGACAAATGGATCGCACCATGATTGTCCAAGCTGCAAGTTCCATTCATACCAGGCCCTTGACAATTGACAGTGATAACATATTTTACACTAGCTTGAATACTTCACTCTAAGCGTGATATGAAGTCACTAATAAGTTCATATGTTGAAGTTTCTttcagtttttttcttttttcaccaTTTTATCTTAAGTAAAACCTATATCTATCAAAGTACATCTTACTAACAAATAGCCTTCACTTCATATGCTTTAATATGAGCAATTAAAGAGTACAGTAGAATCATTCATAGAAATTGAATGCTGCCGATGTATTTGTAACCTTCTTCAAGAGTGCTAGAATAGAAGCATTAATAGAAATTGTAAATAGATTCTTCCCCAGTCCATATACTTGTAAGTTGTAACTTTCTAACTCCATCAAGTTAACTAAAATGGTGGTAAAGAGGATGGATAGCACTTTGTGAATAATATGGCATGTGGATTTTTATGTTGAACTTTCCATGCTGCTAACATTTCCTGTTTGACGAATATGTATAAATTTAGTGTTGTTTATCTCAGATCCTGCATACATAACCTCATCTATTTGTGCTCTTCTCACCTTTTTATCATGCTTGTTAATTTTTAATACTGCAATTGTTGTTATATGATATTAAATTTAATAATTTGCAAATGATGATGTTATTTTGCATTACCGTTTGCGTGTACTCTTTTATGAAGCTTTAATTGAAGTGCTTTAGAAAGAAGCACTCTTTCACTTATGCAGCTTAAGGTAACACAACATGTGAAatcatttgttttaaacttattTGGTCTTAACCAAGGTTTCAAATACCAGTACTAGACCTCATTTTTTTGCCAGAATGGCATGGTACCAGGTAATGGCATAGTATGATTACATCTTACCAACACACTTTGTACTGGTGCTGGAAACCAGCCAGAGGTACAGGTACATTCATATTGGCCCGTTTCAACGCTATCTGAAACCTTGGTTTCAATAGAATAGGTCTAATTCTAATAGATATAAATCGAACTATCTTGATATTGTATtaagcaaggtccgccgtatcggtgccggtcggcgtaccggtggccggccgggccAGTACCGCGAGCcagaaatttgaattttttttaaaaaaaatgttgctctgttggatcttaaattaagtgaagattgatgtttttttattgcttttttcatgatttttgatgtttttatgtttaaatttagggttgaaatttgaaacatagatgatgcatgttatgttttctccgttccaaatgataaaataatacaaaaatatcttcaaattaaaatagaatcatttacatacatttaaagcactcttggatatctaaaatcggacgAGTGCGAtgctctcgtagatatccggatcataagtataatcaggaggaggcAAATCAACCCAATCAGAAGGAACGCGCGCCAGGTTATAAGAACTGTCAGATCTCTCGCTCACGCTCTGGCTTGAGAGGTGTCCTCTGATTGTGTAGGGCCCATCCAAATATGCGGAAGTAAAATCCAATGCACCATATCATATTCGTCAAGCTGAAAGCTGTGGATAATAGAATCCGTATCCGTATGCTGTCGGATTTACAGTCGTATCCTGTCTTCCTGAACACCTCGAGCCCGTCTTCTATATCCAATGATATCCTCACGAAATCTATCAGGTGGTCGACCGTGTCCGTATCCTGTGTAGCATCCGTAAATTGGACTCACCGGTGAAATAAAGACCACCCTCCGGCTATGTCTCATGAGTACCATATTGTCCTCCGCTCCCTCCATGGCTAgaagatccatcaccaccagaaccttcatcgctGCTAGTCCAAGTCTCTTCCTCGAACTCTCCATTGGGACCCTTTGTTTGCCTTTCCTGGCCCTCTTGTCTGGCTATGTCGCCCTTGTCTGCCAAGCATCTCTCGATCAGTCTCTCGAGGGTGTCTCGTACCAATCATGTGGTGACTGGCTCCCTGTCCTGCGGCTGATCAACTCTAGGAGTGCGTGGAATattgcgctcagcccattgctcTGGATCGACCGTAGCTTCGGTGGCTATGAAGCTAGCTGATCGTGGAGGCGATCCTGGCTCGtcaagctcgggctcctgctgctggcctACAAGCCAGCCGAGTAGTGGATCATCGTCATCAGCGGTGAAGGTCTGTAAATCGGATATGTATACTTGAGCTCCGCTTCCTCCTGGATgcactttagcctcaaccgcaaattgtaatgcacataaacaaggtcgttgaggcgtttttgcgtcaaacggtttctttgtttgctatggataagggcgaaggtggacaattgcgctcacagccactagaggagactgtttggagaggatccggatagctatccgcttagatttctcgcggatccgccaaaatgcacccaccattcagctgcaaaaatgtttatgaaaattacatatatgatagttCATAATAGTAACTAAGTAACACCAGGTGAATGTTTTCCTGATGTGTCACATACCTGGATTCATATTATGTTTGTTGACGACAGCCGCTCGTTGGCCAAACTTGtagctgccctctctaaataatttgctctgtgaaaaataagcataagaaaGCATGTTAATAATTGAAAGATGCCGATATACTTACAGATGCTGGTAATTACTAAATCATAATTACCTCTTCAAGACATAGGCCGCTTTTTCTGATCAtgctccatcttgtaaatcacattacgcaaagcatccagaagtgtttcatccataccaattccatctatgttgtactgaaaccgggggtttaggtagtatgctgcacatatacgagactatcttagcataattatataattatatccaTCACTATAATTGTCACTATAATTATATCTTAGCTTACCCGCTAGATGCAATTTCTTACCCATTTGCGCTCCCCACCATTgctcaatgatgttgatgtacgaccggccatgtgctggatctgcctccataaTCTGATCCTTTGTCTTGACCATCATGTGATATAAAAACCCATCTGGGGATAGATCTCGCTATCTACGgcccgcagcacttcatataatggtttgatagccttgactatTGTAGCCCGCTGCCAGAATGGCTGTCTCGTCACCAAGTCTTTATCTTGCTCCCTTCAGTGCCGGCATAAGAATATCTACTATCATACCATTCGACTGGCAAACATCTGATGTAGGACTCCTCTCTTCTCAAGTATGCTATCAAGTGCGATGaagttggtagcaaaccgtGCGACTTCTGGTCTCAGAATCTCTCCTCCTGCATACTTTCTCATCAGTGAAAGGATCCAGTTATGGCTATAAAATACCTGGTAATGCATTGGGCTGTCTCCATCGTTTGTTGCACCTACGGATCTTTCCAATGTCCATCAACATGAGATCGATACAATGCGCAGCACATGGTCCAGAAAATATGTggtcgccgctccatcaagacctgcccggcaaccttatattgcggcccattatcagtgacgaccagcacgacattctcctctcctaccagatcaatcacatcctccataagtttcagcatgtacgtggtgttgtgcacataagccgaagcatcaaccgacttgtggaagaaggtcttcgcatcacagtatgtcagaaagttgatgatgCTCCACCTGatcggaccggtccaaccatcgcacatgatggttagtccatatatggatcacttgctcttgtaggagtcaatccaattctccagctcctccttattgttgtcaagaagctcaccgtataTGTCCTTCGGGCCTGAAGGAACTACACCGGGACCGGCAGCTTGTATGGCGGCAATGGCAGACctgtagtatgtattgtctgccacattcgctgggatgtagctgaagtgaaaccaggaatccaatagctcgccataTAGTTTTTTTCTTATCCTTCATCCACATTGTGTCTACCCTCTGCTGCCTTGAATCTCTGCTGAGGAGAGCatgcggatctacatcatgaattgtcgctccttatggaatttctctagatgacttctttcggctaccaaaacTACCCAGCATAGATGCAACCGGCCACGTTCTTTGCCGACGCCCTCCCTGACTGAAGTTGTCCTCAAGAACTCTGGATCTTGTCTAGTGCTCCAGAACCGCCGCCCGACTCGTATGCAGAGGGCCCAAATCAAGCCCTATGCTggccacctcctcctgctgccactatcatccaggcttgcatgcatggccgcctgaatatctgcctcctcctcatctagaTCCTCAACCTCCTCTGGCTCCCTAGAGTGATAGGAAGATGCTCTGCCGCTCGGCGATCGACCTCGCCTCTTCttggaagccatctcctttGCTTCTTTGACCTTAGCAAGATTCTGCCTCATCAGCACACGAATCTCGCTAGAAAATTCGGGCACGTAGCAACCTCACCGGAATTTCTGGCTAAGTGTTGCTTCAACCTGGTTACCCCTCCTCCCTTAAAAATCTTGTCGCAAAAGTTGCATTGAAATGGTGTCGTTGCCCCTCTCTTCCAAGTTTTCGCCCATAAGACCAGCCAATATCACGCTTTGTAGGGTTCGTTTAtcttgatggctccatttctatcataaatgtacaacttatcaaaaaattaagcaaataaagtaaattttcgcattatcttattttttaagtaatttataaactatttttttaagttacttattaacaaaattaatgaaataacatAGGACAAAAAAATCGCACCTTAAATAGTCTTGCTAGATTTTTTGGGTAGGACCTCCTCCTCAATTTGTGGCTACTCTCTCAAATATTTCCGTCTCTGATTACTCTTCAGAGGCTCACTGAATTTGAGTTACTCTGGACAAGTCAATCTCTCTGAATGCTCTCGATTTGAGTTACTCTGGACAGAGCCTCTCGTTCGGTTCTTATAACCGAACGAGTGAGGAGGAAGGCGAGGTGCAAACAGGCCAATCTTTCTCGGGCTCGGCCATCAAGATTTATTTTGAAAAGGCTGAAACAGAAGTGGCCGAGAGGCCACTTCTTTTGTGTTGTGAAAAGAAAGAAGTGGCCTCTCGGCcacttcttttttaaaaaaaaaactaaaaaaaagaagtggccgagaggccacctttttcttgcctcgaccacttctttctttcccATCAAAAAAAGCTGTGGCGACAGACCacagcttttttttaaaaagaagtgGCCCGTTTGGGAAACCACAGCGCGGCgcagtggtt
The nucleotide sequence above comes from Phoenix dactylifera cultivar Barhee BC4 unplaced genomic scaffold, palm_55x_up_171113_PBpolish2nd_filt_p 000447F, whole genome shotgun sequence. Encoded proteins:
- the LOC120106072 gene encoding SRSF protein kinase 2-like, whose protein sequence is MMELLGMMPRKIALGGRYSRAFFNRYGDLRHIRRLKFWPLHKVLIEKYNFNERDAKDIADFLVPVLDFVPEKRPTASQLLQHPWIDAGPLLREPCVPPTDQRQPSVSEKQRKERDEKEEMAVGLGNMAIDGAA